TCGCCGACGGGCCGAATTCGGTCATTCTCGAACAGGTAACCAATGGATTGGCGGTCCGCATGGCGGTGCTTTTCCTCGTAGCGGGGTGTGTGCAGAAATGAACGGCAAAAGCTATATTTTCAAGGGCGCGCGGGTCATCGACCCGGCGCGCGGTGTTGACGCGGTCATGGATATCGGCGTGGCGGAGGGCCGCGTCGTCGATCCGGGGCAGATCGCCAACCCGGAGGTCGTCGATCTCAGCGGGAAGATTCTCTCGCCGGGCTTCATCGACCTGCATGTGCATCTGCGCCAGCCCGGCAACAACATGGCCGAGACCATCGCCTCCGGCACGGCTGCTGCGGCGGCGGGCGGCTTCACCAGCATCGTCGCGATGCCGAATACGAATCCGCCGGCCGACACTGCCGGCGCGATCGAGTTCCTGCGCCAGACCGCCGCGCAGAAGGGAGTGGTGCATGTGCTCCCGTGCGGCTGCATGACCAAGAACTACGAGGGCAGGGAGATGGCCGGTATCGGTTCGCTGAAGGCCGCCGGCGTGGTTGCCCTCAGTGACGACGGCCGCTGCATTCAGGACCATTCGCTCATGCGCCATGTGGTCGAATACGCGAAATCCTTCAATCTGCCGATTCTCGACCACTGCGAGGAGAAGACGCTCGCGGCCGATGGCGTCATGAACGAAGGGAAATGGTCCGTCCTGCTCGGGATGAACGGCATTTCGGGAGCCTCCGAGGAGCTCATGGTTGCCCGCAACATCATCCTCGCCCGCCAGATCGGCTGGAAGATCCATATGCAGCATGTCAGCGTCAAG
The nucleotide sequence above comes from Victivallis lenta. Encoded proteins:
- a CDS encoding dihydroorotase, yielding MNGKSYIFKGARVIDPARGVDAVMDIGVAEGRVVDPGQIANPEVVDLSGKILSPGFIDLHVHLRQPGNNMAETIASGTAAAAAGGFTSIVAMPNTNPPADTAGAIEFLRQTAAQKGVVHVLPCGCMTKNYEGREMAGIGSLKAAGVVALSDDGRCIQDHSLMRHVVEYAKSFNLPILDHCEEKTLAADGVMNEGKWSVLLGMNGISGASEELMVARNIILARQIGWKIHMQHVSVKESVELLRNARAKGIPVSGEATPHHLTLTDECIKTYSTNYKMNPPLRSEEDRLALIEGVADGTITVIATDHAPHTRTAKLVEFDYAPFGIIGLETALPLCYTELVAKGVIDLAALVKLFTTGPAEVLGIENYSLAEGRPADIVIFDPARKYTIDADKFKSNSRNTPFNGREVECKVWGTLVNGKMVYCEE